One genomic region from uncultured Subdoligranulum sp. encodes:
- a CDS encoding glycosyltransferase family 2 protein, with protein sequence MIEYERHDLTGVPDYRAAELEAKRSDYCLLIPVINEGARILTELGRAQRAGVDKLCDIVICDGGSTDGSMKPDTLGLYGVNTLLTKTGPGKQGAQLRMGIYFALNRGYKGVLTIDGNNKDSIEDVPRFIEKLQAGYDLVQGSRFRRGGHAINTPLVRYAAVRLIHAPLVSLAARQWFTDTTNAYRAYSREYLTHPEVRPLRDVFQGYELLAYLSIRATQLGLRACEVPVTRAYPATGKMPTKITGFKGNSDLLKILLAAMAGKYNP encoded by the coding sequence ATGATCGAATATGAACGCCATGACCTCACCGGCGTGCCGGATTACCGCGCCGCCGAACTGGAGGCAAAGCGGAGCGACTACTGCCTGCTGATCCCCGTCATCAACGAAGGCGCCCGCATCCTGACCGAACTGGGCCGTGCCCAGCGGGCCGGGGTGGACAAGCTGTGCGACATTGTGATCTGCGACGGCGGTTCCACCGACGGCAGCATGAAGCCGGACACGCTGGGGCTGTACGGCGTGAACACGCTGCTCACCAAGACGGGCCCCGGCAAACAGGGCGCCCAGCTGCGGATGGGCATCTATTTTGCGCTGAACCGGGGCTATAAAGGGGTGCTGACCATCGACGGCAACAACAAGGACTCCATCGAGGACGTACCCCGCTTCATCGAAAAACTGCAGGCCGGGTACGACCTGGTCCAGGGCAGCCGGTTCCGCCGGGGCGGGCATGCCATCAACACGCCCCTTGTGCGCTACGCGGCGGTGCGGCTTATCCACGCGCCGCTGGTCAGCCTGGCGGCCCGCCAGTGGTTCACCGATACCACCAACGCCTATCGGGCCTACAGCCGGGAATACCTGACCCACCCCGAGGTACGTCCGCTGCGGGACGTTTTCCAGGGGTATGAGCTGCTGGCCTACCTGAGCATCCGCGCCACCCAGCTGGGGCTGCGCGCCTGCGAGGTGCCGGTGACCCGGGCCTATCCCGCCACCGGCAAAATGCCCACCAAGATCACCGGCTTCAAGGGCAACAGCGATCTTTTGAAGATCCTGCTGGCCGCCATGGCGGGCAAGTACAACCCGTAA
- a CDS encoding sugar phosphate isomerase/epimerase family protein, whose protein sequence is MPVCKLAISNIAWHKNDDEAVYTAMQQAGFTGLEIAPTRIFPAQPYDNLTSALLFGGYLKNRWGFEVPSLQSIWYGQQGNIFDAAQSEELLNYTAGAFQFAHSLNCPSLVFGCPKNRMRPLGADDALAESFFMQAGNLAARYGVRLAIEANPPVYTNYLNGTAEAFALVKRLDNPGLAVNLDLSTMLAQGEHLQDFVNDLQYVSHVHISEPGLAPIQKRPEHKELALLLGAVGYRGYVSVEMANTDLDTVRRTLDYVAEVFA, encoded by the coding sequence ATGCCCGTATGTAAGCTGGCCATCTCCAACATTGCATGGCATAAAAACGACGATGAGGCGGTCTACACCGCGATGCAGCAGGCCGGGTTCACCGGCCTGGAGATTGCGCCCACCCGGATTTTCCCGGCACAGCCCTACGACAACCTGACCTCCGCCCTCCTCTTCGGCGGCTACCTGAAAAACCGCTGGGGCTTCGAGGTGCCCAGCCTGCAGAGTATCTGGTACGGGCAGCAGGGCAATATTTTTGATGCGGCCCAGAGCGAGGAGCTGCTGAACTACACGGCGGGGGCGTTCCAGTTTGCCCACAGCCTGAACTGCCCGTCGCTGGTCTTCGGCTGCCCCAAGAACCGGATGCGGCCGCTGGGCGCCGACGATGCCCTGGCGGAATCCTTCTTTATGCAGGCGGGCAATCTGGCGGCGCGGTACGGCGTGCGGCTGGCCATTGAGGCCAACCCGCCGGTCTACACCAACTATCTCAACGGCACGGCCGAGGCCTTTGCCCTGGTCAAACGGCTGGACAATCCCGGCCTGGCCGTGAATCTGGACCTGTCCACCATGCTGGCCCAGGGGGAGCATCTGCAGGACTTCGTGAATGACCTGCAGTATGTGAGCCATGTGCATATCAGCGAGCCGGGCCTGGCTCCCATCCAGAAACGCCCCGAACACAAGGAACTGGCGCTGCTGCTGGGGGCCGTGGGCTACCGGGGCTATGTCTCGGTGGAGATGGCCAACACCGACCTGGACACCGTCCGGCGCACGCTGGATTACGTTGCGGAGGTTTTTGCATGA
- a CDS encoding sugar nucleotide-binding protein — MCSDLLVGSTGFVGGNLMAAHDFTAVCHSKDVAARYGTAPDLCVYAGVPAAMFLANADPEADLAVMAAARENLRRIAPKELVLISSIAVYADSRGKNEDDEPGTENLSAYGRNRLQLERWVREDFPEALIVRLPALYGKGLKKNFLYDLRTITPSMLKPEKYEELSRKSALVRDGYTLADNGFYKLNGTVDAGALRAFFAGNDFNALAFTDSRSRYQFYNLGRLWQDICTAREAGLRLLHLCTPPIPAETVYTAVTGKTDWHNELPKAPFDYDLHSKYAGLLGGSGNYLCTEAQELDDIRNFLQPGKERDDARM; from the coding sequence GTGTGCAGCGATCTTCTGGTGGGCTCCACCGGTTTTGTGGGCGGCAACCTGATGGCCGCCCACGATTTTACGGCGGTGTGCCACAGCAAGGATGTGGCCGCCCGGTACGGCACCGCACCTGACCTGTGTGTCTATGCGGGGGTGCCGGCGGCCATGTTTCTGGCCAATGCCGACCCCGAGGCGGACCTGGCCGTCATGGCCGCCGCCCGGGAAAACCTGCGCCGCATCGCGCCGAAAGAGCTGGTGCTCATCTCCAGCATCGCCGTCTATGCCGACAGCCGCGGCAAAAACGAGGACGACGAACCCGGTACCGAAAACCTTTCGGCCTACGGCCGCAACCGGCTGCAGCTGGAGCGCTGGGTGCGGGAGGATTTCCCTGAAGCCCTCATCGTGCGGCTGCCCGCCCTCTACGGCAAAGGCCTCAAGAAAAACTTCCTGTACGATCTGCGTACCATCACGCCGTCCATGCTCAAGCCGGAAAAGTACGAAGAACTTTCCCGGAAATCGGCGCTGGTGCGGGATGGTTACACCCTGGCGGACAACGGCTTTTACAAGCTTAACGGCACCGTGGATGCCGGGGCACTGCGGGCCTTCTTCGCGGGCAACGACTTCAATGCCCTGGCTTTCACCGATTCCCGCAGCCGGTACCAGTTCTACAACCTGGGCCGCCTGTGGCAGGATATTTGCACTGCCCGGGAGGCCGGGCTGCGGCTGCTGCACCTCTGCACACCGCCCATCCCGGCAGAAACGGTGTACACGGCGGTGACCGGCAAAACCGACTGGCACAACGAACTGCCCAAGGCTCCCTTTGACTACGACCTGCACAGCAAGTACGCCGGGCTGCTGGGCGGCAGCGGAAACTATCTTTGCACCGAAGCGCAGGAACTGGACGATATACGGAACTTTTTGCAGCCGGGAAAGGAGCGGGACGATGCCCGTATGTAA
- the hisH gene encoding imidazole glycerol phosphate synthase subunit HisH, with amino-acid sequence MKVTVIDYGLSNLRSVQNAFAHCGAETLLTSSAADVRAAEALVLPGVGAFRDGMAGLERLGLVEVIRQKAAEGTPLLGICLGMQMLFDESEEFGTYPGLGLIPGRVVKIPDTDAQGNPQKVPHISWDPLLPAGGHTDFAGTVLAGVTPGQECYFIHSYEAKPAHEADRLADTRYGGRNVCAVAAHGSVVGCQFHPEKSGPVGLSIISQFINICQK; translated from the coding sequence ATGAAAGTCACGGTAATTGACTACGGGCTGTCCAACCTGCGCAGCGTGCAGAATGCCTTTGCCCACTGCGGGGCCGAGACGCTGCTGACCAGCAGCGCGGCGGATGTGCGTGCCGCCGAAGCCCTGGTACTGCCCGGTGTGGGCGCCTTCCGGGACGGCATGGCCGGCCTGGAACGGCTGGGCCTGGTGGAAGTCATCCGCCAGAAGGCCGCGGAGGGAACACCGCTGCTGGGCATCTGCCTTGGTATGCAGATGCTTTTTGATGAATCCGAAGAGTTCGGCACCTACCCGGGCCTGGGCCTGATCCCCGGCCGGGTGGTAAAAATTCCCGACACCGATGCGCAGGGAAACCCTCAGAAGGTGCCCCACATCAGCTGGGACCCGCTGCTCCCGGCGGGCGGCCATACCGACTTCGCCGGCACCGTGCTGGCGGGGGTCACTCCCGGCCAGGAGTGCTACTTCATCCACAGCTACGAGGCCAAGCCTGCCCATGAGGCGGACCGCCTGGCCGATACCCGCTACGGCGGACGGAACGTCTGTGCGGTGGCGGCCCACGGTTCGGTGGTGGGGTGCCAGTTCCATCCCGAAAAATCCGGCCCGGTGGGGCTGTCGATCATCAGTCAATTTATAAACATTTGTCAAAAATAA
- a CDS encoding imidazole glycerol phosphate synthase cyclase subunit, whose translation MADKIRLIARLDVKDTNLVKGIQMEGLRKLGDPNQFAKRYYEQGIDELLYIDIVASLYNRNNLSDIVRKTVDDVFIPVCVGGGVRSVEDVRHLLSMGADKVAVNTAAIKRPELITEIAEAFGSQCMVLSIQAKRSRTWPGKWEAYYDNGRAHSGYDVVEWAKRGEALGAGEILLMSVDNEGLQRGMDLDLIQAVTSAVHIPVICGGGVGCGDDIVEAARAGADAVACAAVLHYEKETVPELKEEIRDGGVEVRSV comes from the coding sequence ATGGCAGATAAAATACGCCTGATCGCGCGGCTGGATGTGAAAGACACCAACCTGGTCAAGGGCATCCAGATGGAAGGGCTGCGCAAGCTTGGCGACCCCAACCAGTTCGCCAAGCGCTACTACGAGCAGGGCATCGATGAACTGCTCTACATCGACATTGTGGCCAGCCTGTACAACCGCAACAACCTCAGCGACATCGTGCGCAAGACGGTGGATGATGTCTTCATCCCGGTCTGCGTGGGCGGCGGCGTGCGCAGCGTGGAAGACGTGCGGCACCTGCTCTCCATGGGCGCCGACAAGGTGGCGGTGAACACGGCGGCCATCAAGCGCCCCGAACTCATCACCGAGATCGCCGAGGCCTTCGGCAGCCAGTGCATGGTGCTGTCCATCCAGGCCAAGCGCAGCCGGACCTGGCCCGGCAAGTGGGAGGCCTACTACGACAACGGCCGTGCCCATTCGGGTTACGACGTGGTGGAGTGGGCCAAGCGCGGCGAGGCGCTGGGGGCAGGGGAGATCCTGCTCATGAGCGTGGACAACGAAGGACTCCAGCGCGGCATGGACCTGGACCTGATCCAGGCGGTGACCAGCGCGGTGCATATCCCGGTCATCTGCGGCGGCGGTGTGGGCTGCGGCGATGACATCGTGGAGGCGGCCCGTGCGGGGGCCGATGCAGTGGCGTGTGCGGCGGTACTGCATTATGAAAAGGAAACCGTCCCGGAACTGAAAGAGGAGATCCGGGACGGAGGCGTGGAGGTGCGCAGCGTATGA
- a CDS encoding N-acetyl sugar amidotransferase, which yields MEKLPRYVDIDYSKYAPDIPEDQLEAYYGLSKHVQFCKECVMSNQKPNSCYEFEHTIHSIKKTMVIQEDGVCDACHACHNKANGHIDWALREKELRELCDEYRKNDGSYDCLVPGSGGKDSFYAAHLLKYKYGMHPLTVTWAPHLYTPWGWENMQAWIHAGFDNYLCTPNGMTHRLLTRLATENLFHPFQPFILGQKQLAPKMAAKFGIPLVFYGENEAEFGNPIADNNSALRDEHFFAVNDYDHIYLGGVSLRQLEEDYKIDKADLAIYLPSETSNLEKNHIQVRYLGYYEKWHPQGAYYYAVEHGGFRPAPERTQGTYSKYNSIDDKIDDFFYYTTYIKYGIGRTTYDAAQEIRNEEITLDEAKALCKKFDGEYPDRFEKEIMQYLSIDKQHFPHASQLFEQPKMDRAYFMHLADRFRSPHLWKWEDNMWKLRHTPYEGDSEVLWGDPKGTHHEI from the coding sequence ATGGAAAAATTACCCCGTTACGTGGACATTGATTACAGCAAATACGCCCCGGACATTCCGGAGGATCAGCTGGAGGCCTACTACGGCCTGTCCAAGCATGTGCAGTTCTGCAAGGAATGCGTCATGAGCAACCAGAAGCCGAACTCCTGCTACGAGTTCGAGCACACCATTCATTCCATCAAAAAGACGATGGTCATCCAGGAGGACGGTGTCTGCGACGCCTGCCATGCCTGCCACAACAAGGCCAACGGCCATATCGACTGGGCGCTGCGGGAGAAGGAGCTGCGGGAACTGTGCGATGAGTACCGCAAGAACGACGGCTCCTACGACTGTCTGGTGCCGGGCTCCGGCGGCAAGGACAGCTTCTATGCGGCCCATCTGCTCAAGTACAAGTACGGCATGCATCCGCTGACCGTCACCTGGGCGCCGCACCTCTACACGCCCTGGGGCTGGGAGAACATGCAGGCCTGGATCCATGCCGGCTTTGACAACTACCTGTGCACTCCCAACGGCATGACCCACCGTCTGCTGACCCGTCTGGCCACCGAGAACCTGTTCCATCCCTTCCAGCCCTTCATTCTGGGCCAGAAGCAGCTGGCGCCCAAGATGGCGGCCAAGTTCGGCATTCCGCTGGTCTTCTACGGAGAAAACGAGGCCGAGTTCGGCAACCCCATCGCCGACAACAACTCGGCGCTGCGCGACGAGCACTTCTTCGCGGTCAACGACTACGACCACATCTATCTGGGCGGCGTGAGCCTGCGCCAGCTGGAGGAGGACTACAAGATCGACAAGGCCGACCTGGCCATCTATCTGCCCTCTGAGACTTCCAACCTGGAGAAAAACCACATCCAGGTGCGCTACCTGGGCTACTACGAGAAGTGGCATCCCCAGGGCGCCTACTACTACGCGGTGGAGCACGGCGGATTCCGTCCGGCGCCGGAGCGCACCCAGGGCACCTATTCCAAGTACAATTCCATCGACGACAAGATCGACGATTTCTTCTACTACACCACCTACATCAAGTACGGCATCGGCCGCACCACCTACGACGCCGCCCAGGAGATCCGCAACGAGGAGATCACCCTGGACGAGGCCAAGGCGCTGTGCAAGAAGTTCGACGGTGAGTATCCCGACCGCTTCGAGAAGGAGATCATGCAGTATCTCTCCATCGACAAGCAGCACTTCCCCCATGCGTCCCAGCTGTTCGAGCAGCCCAAGATGGACCGGGCCTACTTCATGCACCTGGCCGACCGGTTCCGTTCGCCCCACCTGTGGAAGTGGGAGGACAACATGTGGAAGCTGCGTCACACCCCCTACGAGGGCGACAGCGAAGTACTCTGGGGCGATCCCAAGGGTACCCACCACGAGATCTGA
- a CDS encoding Dabb family protein — protein sequence MTKHIILWTLKDELSAEEKAAVKAGIKEGLEGLAGKIPGLESIYVQTDCLPSSTADLMLDCTFSDEAALKAYSVHPAHVAVADSKVRPYTKVRSCLDFTI from the coding sequence ATGACCAAACACATCATTCTCTGGACGCTCAAGGACGAGTTGAGCGCCGAGGAAAAGGCTGCCGTCAAGGCGGGCATCAAGGAAGGGCTGGAGGGACTGGCTGGCAAGATCCCGGGCCTGGAATCCATCTATGTGCAGACCGACTGCCTGCCCAGCTCCACCGCGGACCTGATGCTGGATTGCACCTTCAGCGATGAAGCGGCCCTCAAGGCCTACTCGGTGCATCCCGCCCACGTGGCGGTGGCCGACAGCAAGGTGCGCCCCTACACCAAGGTGCGCAGTTGCCTGGACTTCACCATCTGA
- a CDS encoding N-acetyl sugar amidotransferase translates to MRYCKKCTMPDTRPGITFDAEGVCSACRHYEHRKNVDWDARFKEFEAFCDKYRGMNGPGGYDCAVAVSGGKDSHFQVWMLKEVMHMNPILFSVEDNFPMTQAGIHNLKNLSEEFGCTIISCKPNIKVQKVLMRKFFEKYGKPTWYVDRLIYTFPLHMAAKFNTPMLCYGENVSFEYGGNADEETCSAMDQIENGVAVGFPMEELVGDGVTEKDLSLTLAPTAEERAKLDPFYMSYFVPWNSYKNYQIAKAHGFHDLTHEWDRTHHAENFDQIDSRAYLVHSWLKYPKFGHAAATDYTARYIRYGMMTREEAIPIIKARDGKLDPLCVRDFCEFCGYTESEFWAIMDKFYNRDLFEKNECGEWVLKDPIWAQK, encoded by the coding sequence ATGCGCTACTGCAAAAAATGTACGATGCCCGATACCCGGCCCGGCATTACCTTTGATGCCGAAGGGGTGTGCAGCGCCTGCCGCCACTACGAGCACCGCAAGAATGTGGACTGGGATGCCCGCTTCAAGGAGTTCGAAGCATTCTGCGACAAATACCGCGGCATGAACGGCCCCGGCGGCTATGACTGTGCCGTGGCGGTGTCCGGCGGCAAGGACAGCCACTTCCAGGTCTGGATGCTCAAGGAAGTCATGCATATGAACCCCATCCTGTTCAGCGTGGAGGACAACTTCCCCATGACCCAGGCGGGCATCCACAACCTGAAGAACCTCAGCGAGGAATTCGGCTGCACGATTATCTCCTGCAAGCCCAACATCAAGGTGCAGAAGGTCCTCATGCGCAAGTTCTTTGAAAAGTACGGCAAGCCCACCTGGTATGTGGACCGCCTGATCTACACCTTCCCGCTGCACATGGCGGCCAAGTTCAACACCCCCATGCTCTGCTACGGCGAGAACGTCAGCTTCGAGTACGGCGGCAATGCCGACGAGGAGACCTGCTCCGCCATGGACCAGATCGAGAACGGCGTGGCCGTTGGCTTCCCCATGGAGGAGCTGGTGGGCGACGGCGTCACCGAGAAGGACCTGAGCCTGACGCTGGCCCCCACCGCCGAGGAGCGGGCCAAGCTGGATCCCTTCTATATGAGCTACTTTGTGCCCTGGAACAGCTACAAGAACTACCAGATCGCCAAGGCCCACGGCTTCCATGACCTGACCCACGAGTGGGACCGCACCCACCATGCCGAGAACTTCGACCAGATCGATTCCCGCGCCTACCTGGTGCATTCCTGGCTGAAGTATCCCAAGTTCGGTCACGCGGCAGCCACCGACTACACCGCCCGGTATATCCGCTACGGCATGATGACCCGGGAGGAGGCCATTCCCATCATCAAGGCCCGGGACGGCAAGCTGGACCCGCTGTGCGTGCGGGACTTCTGCGAGTTCTGCGGCTACACCGAAAGCGAGTTCTGGGCCATCATGGACAAGTTCTACAACCGCGATCTGTTTGAAAAGAACGAATGCGGCGAGTGGGTGCTGAAGGATCCCATCTGGGCGCAGAAGTAA